The genomic segment GCCAGAGACCCATCTGATACCGCTTGTCTTAGATGCTGCAATGGGTGTAAGGGAGGATATAAGGATATTCGGAACCGATTACAATACCCCGGATGGAACATGCGTAAGGGATTATATTCATGTAGTAGACCTTGCACAGGCACATCGGATTTCACTTGAATATCTGTTAAAGGAAGGGCAAAGCAGGATATTTAATTTGGGCAATGGGAATGGCTTTTCGGTAAAACAGGTGATTGAAGAGGCAAGAAGGATAACAGGCAGGGATATAAAGGCAGTGGAAAATGCAAGGAGAGCAGGCGACCCACCTGTCTTGATTGCAGACCCTAAGAGAGCTATGAAGGTGCTTGGCTGGAAGCCAGAGTATAATGATTTAACGACAATCCTTGAGACTGCATGGAAATGGCATAAGGGATTACGTGGGGAAAAAGAATTTCATTGATTTTGGCTTTAGTGGCAATTCTGCTTGAAAAATAAAAATTAATTCGCTACAATATAATATTTAACAAAACAATGTCAGACCTCATTGAGATAAGGTGGCACGGTAGGGGCGGACAGGGCACTGTAACAGCCGCAAAGGTGCTGGCTGATGCATGCCTTTCCGGAGGCAGGTATGTTCAGGCATTTCCAGAATATGGACCTGAAAGGGCTGGAGCACCACTTAGGGCTTACAATAGAATAAGCTCAAAGGAATTGAGGATGCACTGCCCTGTGCTTGAACCACAGGTCGTAAGCGTTGTCGACTCAACACTCCTCGATGCAATCAATGTCTCGGAAGGCGCAAAAGAAGATGCAATATTTATCGTAAACACCTCAAAAAGCCCGTTGGAGACAAAGGCAAAGCTTAATGCCAAAGGGACGCAGAAGGTTTTTGTAGTCGATGCAACAAAGATAGCTATGGAGTGTATTGGAAGGTCTCTGCCAAACTCTCCGATGTTAGGAGCACTCACAAAGGTTACAAACATAGTAAGCCTCGAGCAGATGCTTGAGGATGTAAGAAAGAGCTTTGGCAAGAAGTTCTCCCAGAAGATAATAGACGGCAACCTCGATGCAGTAAAAAGAGGTTATTCAGAGGTAAAAGGGCAATGAAGAAATGGCATGAGCTTATAGCCGGTGCAGTAGTCCTTGAGGCAGGCAATGCAGTAAAGTTCAAGACAGGCTCATGGAGGGCATTTAAGCCAAGATGGCTCGAGGAAAACTGCATACAGTGCCTTTTCTGCTGGCTTTACTGCCCTGACATGTCTATAAAGGTAAAAGACGGGAAGATGATTGGTTTTGATTATGATTACTGTAAGGGCTGTGGAGTATGTGCCCTTGAGTGTCCGGGAAAGAAAGGCAATAAGGCGATTGTAATGGAAGAGGAAGGCAGATAATGCCAAAGGTAGTTGCAGTCACAGGCAATGAGGCAGTTGCAAATGCCCTGAGACAGGCAAACCCGGATGTCTGTGCCGCATACCCAATAACCCCTCAGACGGATATGATGCAGAGATTTGCCTCATTCGTCGCAAATGGGCAGGTGGACACCGAGGTGATACTCGTTGAAAGCGAGCACAGCTCTATGTCAGCCTGTATCGGTGCCTCTGCAGGAGGAGGAAGGGTTATAACAGCCACATCCTCTCAGGGACTTGCCTTAATGTGGGAGATGCTTTTTATAGCCTCTGGAACTAACCTTCCGATAATCATGCCTGTTGTAAACAGGGCACTTTCAGCACCATTGAACATACATGGAGACCACTCCGATGCAATGGGTGCAAGGGATTCGGGCTGGATTCAGCTATGGTCTGAAAACGCACAGGAGGCATATGACAACACCATTCAGGCATTTAGAATCGGAGAGCATAAAGACATAAGACTGCCTGTTATGGTCAACCTCGATGGCTTTATCATAAGCCATTCCATAGAGCGCATAGAATACCTCGATGACGATAAGGTCAAGGGTTTTATTGGCGAATTTAAGGCAGTCAATCCTTTACTTGACATAGAGAACCCAAAAAGCTATGGGCCCCTCATACTTCCCGACCTCTATATGGAATATAAGAGGCTACAGCATGAAGTTATGGGAAGGGTTAAGAA from the Nitrospirota bacterium genome contains:
- a CDS encoding 4Fe-4S binding protein; this translates as MKKWHELIAGAVVLEAGNAVKFKTGSWRAFKPRWLEENCIQCLFCWLYCPDMSIKVKDGKMIGFDYDYCKGCGVCALECPGKKGNKAIVMEEEGR
- the porA gene encoding pyruvate ferredoxin oxidoreductase, giving the protein MPKVVAVTGNEAVANALRQANPDVCAAYPITPQTDMMQRFASFVANGQVDTEVILVESEHSSMSACIGASAGGGRVITATSSQGLALMWEMLFIASGTNLPIIMPVVNRALSAPLNIHGDHSDAMGARDSGWIQLWSENAQEAYDNTIQAFRIGEHKDIRLPVMVNLDGFIISHSIERIEYLDDDKVKGFIGEFKAVNPLLDIENPKSYGPLILPDLYMEYKRLQHEVMGRVKKVVLDVAEDFEKLSGRRYRLFDAYRLDDAEIALVILGSAAGTSKDVVDSLRDKDIKAGLLKPRLFRPFPYEETALALKHLKAIAVMDRADSFGAYGPCFTEISSALYPNDKRPVLINKIYGLGGRDFLPGHAEETLRELYEIAKGAPIKTIKEYIGVRQ
- a CDS encoding 2-oxoacid:acceptor oxidoreductase family protein, translated to MSDLIEIRWHGRGGQGTVTAAKVLADACLSGGRYVQAFPEYGPERAGAPLRAYNRISSKELRMHCPVLEPQVVSVVDSTLLDAINVSEGAKEDAIFIVNTSKSPLETKAKLNAKGTQKVFVVDATKIAMECIGRSLPNSPMLGALTKVTNIVSLEQMLEDVRKSFGKKFSQKIIDGNLDAVKRGYSEVKGQ